gggggggaggtcGAGAGGTAGGGAGGGGAATCAGAAGATGGGGTTGCGATCATTCCTGCGGCGCCGTGGGCTGCTGCTGGGATTGGAGGGGGGGAAGGTCGAGGAGGGCGGAGGGGACGGGGTCGACGGGCTTGGGGGCGTTCCTGGCGGCGACGGGGACGGCGAGGAAGGTCTTGGTCTTGCTGATGGGGCGGGACTTCTCGAGCTGGACGAAGTCGCCGACCTTGAACAGGTTCTCCGGGTCGTGGGCCTGGTACTTCTTCTTCTTGCGGACGCGGCGCTTGTACTTGGGGTGGGGGGCGAGGCGCACCACCTCCACGGCCACGGTCTTGTCGTTGGTGGCGCACACCACGCGCCCCTGTAGCTTCTTCATGGCGCGGACCACGGGGAGGGAGGAAGGGGGAGGGGAaggagctagggttagggttttgaagttggcggggagggggaggggccCATGGAGGAAGGTAGAGCAagtgagggaggaggaggaggaagggggatGGAGGAAGGGGGAGGTGAGGAGCATGGCGATAGGAGAGGGGATAGAGCTAATGGGAGATAGTGAGAGTGAGGAGGGAGATGGCGTTTATGTTTACATATTTACATATCACCTTGTTGTGGATGAGGTGGGGGAACCGGGGAAGAAGAAATAATgggtttatattatttatttatttatttattttacattaaattgGGGAGAATTGAAAATGACTTAAAATACTATTGATAAGGATAACAAGCAAATTTCGttactattaatttatttttaatgtagCGCTGCCGAATTCAATGATCAATATCATTCAACATAATTAAGATCactaaaaatgtataaaaattaaattttatattttttcgatattattctcttgtgtatcaaataaacacaaaaataaatcactaaaaataaatatcattcAAAAAGCTAGTGTATTAATTTCCAtactaaataaaaaacatattaaattatttttaatattaatttaaaaatttatgtatatatattacataatattaaaatttatataataaacaaataaataatattttttccacaacttaataaatagtatttttttgtAGTATCCAAGGTATTTTATGGTAAACTTTGTAAAGAGGGTGTTTTATTTTGCAATCTAATGCGATTTTCGATAAAACAAAAGGTGCCACTTTCCTGGTTCGCCAGTATAGTAAGTTCGATAATGGACCGCGATATAATTTGGCGTGATTTAGTAATATTTTGGgaatgaatttgcataagtgcAAATTTGCCAATTTGGAGTAATTATGTGAAAAGCACGATATTTCATGAGTCAAAATGCACGACTTTTGAGGTGGATGAACTTATGAGCAAATTACACCTACGGGTgagttttggatttgaattGTGAATTTGAGGGGCTAAATTGCAATTTTTACAATTTGTGAAAATAGGATATTATGCGAAATGGTTAACAtttcatatgagaaattctgAAATTTTCATGAATTGAAGGGCTCATGTGAAACTTGACTAAGAGAGGATCGCGTGGACTCAAGTTTTTcgaaattcttaaatttttgtgGAAATTGGCACAGTTGAAATTAAAAAGGGAAAATCGCTTAGGGGCCTTTTGGAATAAGTAAGGCATTTAACACACGAAACTACAAAATTTTGAGACCGGAAGCGCTTCTGCGCAATTTGTTCTATGCTGGGGAGTTAGTTGCAATTTTACAAAtggaaaaatatcaaaatataagtagatgtatatatataataggtgtATACTTAACCCGAACCTATTTTCCCCCTCCTTCTCCTCTCGTTGTCTCAGCCGCCGCCCACTCCCTGCGCGTGATCGCCGGCGCCACATTCCAGCAAGGCTCCGGCCAAAGAGAAGACCTCCTCCTCTCCatccctctctctatctttatatgtatgtatagtgtaGGAAGGTGACCCCCCTCTTCCTCCCCTCCTTTCTTGGCTTGAAGCCGTCACCTCCGCCATTGCCGTCGTAGAGCCATCATTGGTGGAGTTTAGGCCGCCGCCATCGTCGCCAAGTCGAGCCATCGCCGTCGCCAGGTTGAGTGccaccaccttcttctcctgGCCGAGCCTCTACCATCGCCACCGCCGGCCGTCGCTGCCAGTTGGGTGACCCTCCCTCGGCCGACTGGTCCTTCTTCCACCCTACTCGACCATCCTTCCATCGCCTACTACCCATGATCTGCTTTTGCTTTGGGTGCAGCCTTGTTGGCCACCCTGGCCCAAGGTGCTTCCTCCGGCCACTGCCCCCGCCGACACAGCTGACTAGTTCTAGCCCCGGCCTCCCCTCTCGTACACCAACCTCCTCCCATCCCCTGGCTCACCATGAAACCTCCCTAAGGTGATGATATTGTTGCTGCTATTCTGTTGGGGTGACGATATTGTTGCTGCTattctgttgttgcattcttgACCTTGTGATTGGCCGTGGGCACTGTTACGACCCTTCGACACCTCCGGCAACATTTCGTTGGTGAACACGGTCATCCTTGACACCTGTGCATGTCCATGCTCCCTCGAGTTTCAGGAATTGGTGCTTCGAATCGCTGTTTTGAGCTACGCTCACCTAGTGTTCGATAGAATGACAGTTTCTTGTTTTGACTTTTCAGGGCAATACGGGAGTTTAAAATCAGGTTTCTTTGAAGCACGGTGATCATGAGAAAATCCTCTACGCGAtgtgtaatatactgaactCCTAACATTATGAAGTTTTGGTGGGAACAAGCTTAAATAGCTAGTAGATAAGTTCTTGTGAAGTTTGGAGAGAATTCGagtgttttcggcgcaaacTGGATGCGAAAACGGGCTCCAAAAGCTTAAATCTACCTAAGTTACAGAATTTTGTGCTGAGTACCAGTACTAGAATCGGGTACCAGTACTGGActggccgggtaccggtactgaagtcgggtaccggtacgcagtggtaaaaataataaatctagctctcgggttttgaggttgtcacgacccgcgaccacccgcctatttggccgaggtcgcggcgccgacagcgccgaacggacaggatttcccctgtactgcggacagagtctcccctgtacgttcaaggcatcgcaatcaatacaatacaaaggttccaaccaggaacagtactcaacaaacagattgcataaggaaggtatcaacaacataacacatcctatgttattacatacattcacattcatTGGTTTTACATTACAATTCTTATTTGATTTCCTCCAAACacaatctagttattacaaatttacTTACAAgttgatacattgtgttcttttcattcCCCATACCCCTAAtctatgtcgacggggtactgctagctctggtctctaggtagggcgctatctatggagctacgccctttcctcgcgccgccgcgccgctcacgtgcgaacctataacaccccaaaacaacgtggggtgagaaccaattccatggttcccagtgggtacggccacccaaggaaaagctcgaccaaaaggtccaaggaggcactgcaatcatattagtccaaaaacatctatagatatatatcatagttttactatgcaactaacagataacatgcctcacaatatgcaatatgaatattatgcagCTCTATGCAATTAAGCAACCATtcagtagatctattgattctacatttaactctgctaatcttagctcatgttATTtgactctaaggtttctactaccttagttcaccacaactcaagttcaacttgcttcaaaggtctctattaccttagctcttacctttatcactagctttcaaggtttctattaacctaatcaagctaaccacccgactcggcctcgagtcaatcatccgcggatagtccgcgcactggccgcCCTCTAAGACTTAACCAgctggcggcgaagtcgtcgcacacgctgaacacTGGTTCAAGTCCCTTGACTTGGCCATCTGACGGCGAatgaatcgcacctcacccaacaatggctcgAGTCGATCtggcggcataatccacaaactggcttaaccatccggcggcgaaatcgtcgcacacgccacgacaatggtttaagccccgggcggtgatctctgcACATTCACCCCCAATCCAtccttggtatcaacctcggcggcgaagtcgtcgcacacgccctagccttgataccaaggtcatcacaggtcctgggattccggaatccacttccacaggtcgagggtccataaccaaccctatgctgtcgacctaaaGCATCCTAGTGGTtgctaccactatactcaacaacctaggttcaacgccactctaggtttactatgtCACAACCTAGGTTACAAAACTCTAGATTTActagttcaacctatgttcactgacactaggttcaatatcactatgtccgacctatgtttgttaacactaggttcgatatcattcctgttcaacctatgtttactaacactaggctagatgccactcgatctagttcatatgactctagattcattcacaatctatgttctttaacactaggttagatgtcactcgatctagttcacaTGCTAATTGTCAAATTAAGCATTCTATGATCTCTATATCTTTTATATGCATTTGCCTCATATTACCAACGTGCACTAATTAGCATTAGCTACATGCATCATTTACATGcctcatttatatttatatgcatcaacatgaactCTTAactttcttagacataaaggcgacctagtcgcttcggtaaacacaatccaccttaactcgcgttccgattgcttgtcgacacttgcaatcggcctcccgcggcacccgtatccggcatGGCCCGATATTGCAACTGCACCACAACAgtgctccgcttcgcagccccggaaattataggtcttcggttatgtgccacggcgCTCCAAACCCatttccacgattttacgacgtcgcctcggcccttgaggcggaaacgaagctaaatcgtcagtttcttcaatatctttgtaacggcttgACGGATTACCGAACCGACTTCGCGAACgtgttcgtttacctagcaattaggtttacaaaggtTTAAATAAGATCAAACCcctatatttacaaaaatcccatttcgGAGCCCTAGATTCCAATTAGGCAAAAACCTATCTTTAAATCTCTAGATTTGAGCATTTATcacctatttagcatgctaggagtcCAATTAAACcatttttagagatcaaaaccccatatctagggatctaccatgagaggctaagaagcttacctctctaggtttgctccaagcacgaggaagacgaaggagaggatgaagatctccttcttgatcttcttctccttcttcttcttctttctctccttctccttcctcttcttctttttcgtttaaagagagagagggatggtgTTGGGGTTGCAAGGatgagagggaagagagaaaagacCCATTTCCCTCATCTATACACTCACAtgagtgcaaaattgcataaaaatttcTCAACAATGCATTTCtcgcaacagcccaaaatgggcattttcgcgttcagggaccggtccttacgatgagggaccggtcccaagagaccggtccttggctgagagaccagtccccgaaggtccagaactcagcctcaaggacttagccaaattttcagcattttcgcccgttttcgtccgttttcgctcgtttgacctccgattcttttcaaatcgaaccgagactctccaaacatgttttcaagcgtgttttcatcatcttttcatccacgctaatgccggatttagttcacTGTCCGatatagcctttcgggtttcgTTTCCGCGCCTATGCTCACCGAAatgcccgaatgctcccgaacctcACCGAACTTCATTGAAACTATtctaatggctctccaaccaaacgtACActgtaacttcatgattttagaagtccggtaccttacagagATGCTGGAGCTGGGTATTGGTATGCGAGCCCGAGTACCGACACACAGCCtcccagaatgctgttttttaGGGGTAAAAGTGCAATTTCACTGGGGGCTTATATAAAAGGGTGCCCACCCCTTCCCCTCAGCCgaacatacacacacacacacacacacacacacacacacacacacacacacgcatatagagagagaaagagggaggagCCCATCTCTTCcaccctcttcttcctcctctccaagTTGGAGATCTTGGTGGAGATTGAGCTTGGGAACACGTAGGGAGCGGTGGTTCAAGCTCTCGGGCGTTTGGTGGCACGGGACGTTTCCGACTCGAGGTTCATTTTTAGGATTTGAGCCagggttttggatttaaactttCAAATGGATTTCTAGCAAACCCTAGGCTAATCTAAGCTACAAATAGTAGAGATTAGCATGTGATATTTGGGTTTGCCATTATTTGTGAAAAATTCTAGGTTAGAAAGAGGGGTTTGCTAGTGATGGGTTTAAAAGTTGTTTTAACCCTTTGGAACCCTAATTGAGGGTTAGGAAATCTTGTGAGGTCATTTGATTTCAAAAGTAAAGATCGTTTAGTGGTTCGAAAACAGTAACAGGGGATCTCTTATATAGGGCAAGGAAAGCTTGGGAACAAGCTTGGAGGTCCAAGTTGttggcctaattgcaagtgtttacaagcaattagaaagcattgtgaggtgggttgtgtttcaCTAAACTGACTAGGTGGCTTCCATACCAAAGTGAAGTATAGTGTTGTttattgatgcatgcatgtaatGATAGATTAATTGGTTAAATAAGTAGTCATTGATGGCATGCTACTTAGGATAAATAATCTATCATTGGACAAGAATATAGGCATGTGGAACATATAGGATGTATATGTATGCCTAGGTATGAATGTGAACATAGGTCGATGAACTCTAGGAAAAATTAGAGAATTCAACAAGTGTGGCACCAAGGACTAGATGACATGAAAACTATAAATCCTAGATGGGGACAACTAGGATAGAAAACAATTGATTAGACATTTAACCTGGTATTATTAAACATGTAGGatggacattgaacctagtgttattaaatatAGGTTGGACATTGGACTTAGTGTTGTAGAACCTAGGTTATGGAATATAGTCGTAGAATGACCACCAGGGTACGAATGGCTTGAACCTAGAAAGTTTGACAATATAGGGTATGAGATAAACCCTTAAGTCTTGAAAAgtggattttggaatccctagGATTGGTGGCTGCGAGTACGTGTGGTTTTCCTTGCTCGGCAGCAGTTTATACTTGTAggtacgtgtggttctcctcgcctggcaagtgaatcataactgcgggtatgtATGGTTCTCCTCGTCCGGCAGTGATTcaatgggtatgtgtggttctcctcgcccggtatgtgACTTGTGGATACGGGTATATGTGGTTCTCCTCACCCGGTATGCGACTTGTGGTCAAGGGTTTGATGGTATTTCCTCACCCGACGGATGACCTACAgtcgagtggatttaaggctgaggtgcatgtgagacgtcctcaCCCCGAGCCTAGACAATGAGCGGCAGTTCGCTGgtaattgactcaagaccgagtcgggtgatATAGCCTGGCTAAGGTAAATAAACCTTAGAAGTGGATTGTAAAGAATATAGGTAATGaaataaaaaggtaaaaatggcAGATCTACTTGTATTGCATTTATGTTGCATTATCGCATGTTGCATAAGCATGTTAGTGGCTAGTtgcataaattttatatgtttatatatatctgttggactaacatgcttgttttgcctcctttggacctggtggttcgagctcttcccttaggtggccgtacccactgagaactatgtatatagttctcaccccatgtttttcaggtccacatgtgagcggcgcggcgacgcgaggaaagggcgtagctcggTAGATAGCGCCTTACCACCGAGACCAAAGATAGAAGTACCCGAGTCAGTTTAGGTTAAGGgtgtggaaagaaaaaaaaaaaaaacttgtaataataagTGGATTGTACTTGGAAGTtgaatataaagaaaatataaaaattgagatgaatgtttgtaatagcttagtatttatgttttcgataccttccttatgcaatctatatgTGAATTCTGTTCTTGTTTGAAACCACTTGAATTGTActgttgcgacgccttggacatacaggggagactctgtccgttcggcggtctgttagcggGCCCGAATCCAACCAAAGAGACGGGTTACGGGGCATGACACGATGCTTGCCTTTCTGGAGTGATCCGGAAGCTCGGTAGAATCGCGAACCCGTCGTGTACCCGAAATTGGCTCCGTGCGGCCAAGTTTCGCTCTCTGATGGTCGGCAATCGCCGTTGTTGGTTCGCTGCTGCTAGAGGTGCGTCTTCGACCCTCGTGTGCCATTCGACTACACTCGTTTAGCTCCAACCTAGTAAAACACTTGAAAGCCCTCTATTGTATTATAATGATGCGTTACGTGTAATATTGGGGCGACTTGGACTTTTAGATGCTTTATGCATTATGAGTGGTGTTGGGCAGTAGTGTTTGATGGTATTAGATGTTTAAACATAGTGTTCGAGGTTTGGGAAACATTTCGAGACCGATTTGGTGCGAAACGACATAAAATGGAGCTGAAATCATACCGATAGCACGATTCTCGATTTTGTTACCACGAAGCTTATTGTGTGGCTGTCCGGAATGTTTcttgagccttgttggctgtgATAGCCTCATATTTTGTGCCCCTCGTGGCAGCGAGTGCGTTGCGGGCGGTTTGAATACCGAAATAGGTATCGTCGGACCCACTTCGAGTCACTTTCGGAGCTACGGCTACTGTTTTTGGTGCATTTCCTTTGCAGCTGTCCCAACACATAAAATGGGGTGTTTGGGGACAGCAGATATGAGTTAAAGAGGTTTTGGCATGACTCGGAACACTTCTTACCCGAAGTGGCATCCTAGTGGAGTTCTCGGAAGTCGGCAGATTCGGAAATTGGATTTGCGCGCCCGATGTTCTGAGTGAATCTTTGCGCATTGTGGGTGACTTTAGTCACCAATTGGTGATGTTGCAATATTGCGAGCATCATCATGCCAGTTGTACAGTGTGTGCATGGTGCGACACCAAAGTGGTGTTCAGATCATCAGAACGACACTTATAGGTTCGGCTGTAGCCTTGTGCGGCGGTTGTCATTCAGTTTGGCGAGCACTTAGTGTGCGGTCGTCTCATCACCTAAAGGGGTGAATCTTGAGATTGTGATTGTGACATGGTGACTCCTTGTTGAGTCAGCTTGGCTTAGGCTTAGTTATGTATGCCGGTTTATGGAACTGATGTTCTGGTCGCACTATGGTATAGTAGTACAGGTTGATCGTGCCGGATTGATATGGTTGACATGTGGGATACTCATTGTGGCATTTGGTGATCGTATGTCCTTTACAGGTGACGATTAAATACACTGATCTAGTCAAGGACTCAGGTACTTGGTGAGGTGGGTGCTCCATTCTGAAGTCAGTAAAGTTGTAACTTCCACGGTTTTCTTTTTGCTTTATCTATTCTATTAATTGAGTAGAACAACTTCTGTTGACTTCATATTGGCATGTGCTTTTACTCTACTTGCCTATTGATTGTCATGTTCATTACCGTATAGATTGGTGTGTACTCCATGTTGCGATATGATCATGTTGATCAGTTGATTTATCTTCGGTGAGACTTGACCTTATTGTCAAAGAGTTAGTCCATGAGattgacctagtcggtcggtgtCCACTTCCGCAGATTTTGACCTAAGGATCAGAT
This is a stretch of genomic DNA from Ananas comosus cultivar F153 unplaced genomic scaffold, ASM154086v1, whole genome shotgun sequence. It encodes these proteins:
- the LOC109704698 gene encoding 30S ribosomal protein S17, chloroplastic-like gives rise to the protein MLLTSPFLHPPSSSSSLTCSTFLHGPLPLPANFKTLTLAPSPPPSSLPVVRAMKKLQGRVVCATNDKTVAVEVVRLAPHPKYKRRVRKKKKYQAHDPENLFKVGDFVQLEKSRPISKTKTFLAVPVAARNAPKPVDPVPSALLDLPPLQSQQQPTAPQE